A single region of the Devosia sp. FJ2-5-3 genome encodes:
- the argH gene encoding argininosuccinate lyase, which produces MTDPRLSDISVFPDPVYKETVLAPLFDGAKDHHVAGFRAIDRAHLVMLAETGILDGEQSRDIAKALEGIDAEIDPSKLVYTGEVEDFFFLIEKELKKRVGPDLGGRLHTSRSRNDIDHTLFKLGLRERMNVLLEKALALHGALIAAAEREKATLIVAYTHGQPAQPTTFGHYLSAVVEFVGRDIERLFEAYRILDLSPMGAAAITTSGFPIDRHRVAELLGFAAPLQNSYSCIAGVDYITSTYSGIELMFLHLGRVIQDFQVWTSFEVGQIYVPNSLVQISSIMPQKRNPVPIEHLRHLSSQTVGRAQAMLTVMHNTPFTDMNDSEGETQSMGYGAFASAYRVLDLLAALVAQIRINPDRVRENISRSCITITELADSLVRREGLSFREGHEIAAAVAKDVVAKQGDLARDGFEAFRKAFQHATGRETKLDAAAFAEIVSPEYFVAVRTRYGGPAPEPLNAAIAGYRAEASELATRHQTILRRQAEAARTLNERFNALKGAA; this is translated from the coding sequence ATGACCGATCCAAGACTTTCAGACATCTCGGTCTTTCCCGATCCGGTCTATAAGGAAACCGTCCTGGCGCCGCTGTTCGATGGCGCCAAGGACCACCATGTCGCTGGGTTTCGGGCCATCGACCGGGCGCATCTGGTGATGCTGGCGGAAACCGGCATTCTCGATGGCGAACAGTCCCGCGATATCGCCAAGGCGCTCGAGGGCATCGATGCCGAAATCGATCCCTCGAAGCTGGTCTACACCGGTGAGGTGGAGGACTTTTTCTTCCTCATCGAGAAGGAACTGAAAAAGCGCGTCGGGCCGGACCTCGGCGGGCGGCTGCACACCTCGCGGTCGCGCAATGATATCGACCATACGCTGTTCAAGCTCGGGCTGCGCGAGCGGATGAATGTGCTGCTCGAAAAGGCGCTGGCGCTGCATGGCGCACTGATCGCGGCGGCGGAGCGGGAAAAGGCGACGCTGATCGTCGCCTATACCCATGGCCAGCCGGCGCAGCCGACGACGTTCGGGCATTATCTCTCAGCCGTGGTGGAATTTGTCGGGCGGGACATCGAGCGGCTCTTTGAAGCCTATCGCATTCTCGATCTGTCGCCGATGGGCGCTGCGGCGATCACCACTTCGGGTTTTCCGATCGATCGGCACAGGGTGGCGGAGCTCTTGGGCTTTGCCGCGCCGCTGCAGAATTCCTATTCCTGCATCGCCGGGGTGGACTACATCACCTCGACCTATTCGGGCATCGAGCTGATGTTCCTCCACCTGGGGCGCGTTATCCAGGATTTCCAGGTGTGGACGAGCTTTGAGGTGGGGCAGATCTATGTGCCCAACAGCCTCGTGCAGATTTCCTCGATCATGCCGCAGAAGCGCAATCCGGTGCCGATCGAGCATTTGCGGCATCTCTCGAGCCAGACCGTCGGGCGGGCGCAGGCCATGCTGACGGTGATGCACAATACCCCGTTCACCGACATGAACGACAGCGAGGGCGAGACGCAGTCCATGGGCTATGGCGCCTTTGCCAGCGCCTATCGCGTGCTCGATCTGCTGGCGGCGCTGGTGGCGCAAATCCGGATCAATCCGGACCGGGTGCGGGAAAACATCTCGCGGTCGTGCATCACCATTACCGAGCTGGCCGACAGCCTTGTGCGGCGCGAAGGGCTGTCCTTCCGCGAGGGGCACGAAATTGCCGCGGCCGTGGCCAAGGATGTGGTTGCCAAACAGGGCGATCTGGCGCGCGACGGTTTTGAGGCCTTCAGGAAAGCGTTCCAGCACGCGACGGGGCGCGAGACCAAGCTCGATGCTGCCGCTTTCGCCGAGATCGTGTCGCCGGAATATTTCGTGGCGGTACGCACCCGCTATGGCGGGCCGGCGCCGGAGCCGCTCAATGCGGCCATTGCCGGCTACAGGGCAGAGGCAAGCGAACTCGCCACACGTCACCAGACAATTTTGCGCCGTCAGGCTGAGGCCGCGCGCACGCTCAATGAGCGCTTCAACGCATTGAAGGGAGCCGCATAA
- a CDS encoding sugar kinase, with translation MTSSSKAGAVLSLGRIYCDLVFRGLDGPPQLGREVFAEDFKLTPGGGALITAAHLAGLGRTAAPVARFGTDGLSRSVSHEIEALGLDLRFLDHHDTAGPQLTVVMVGEGDRAFLSKRAGHARPQSFEESLAWGEAQHLHIAEYATLHEMPDAIAAAKRHGLSVSIDPSWDDQLIRDPQLFERCAGADIFLPNQEEAHALTGHADPARALAELARHFPIVAVKCGGDGAYLAVDGQTLHLPSPAVEVIDTTGAGDAFNAGFLHAWLNGADGSECLAAAIAVGTKSVQASGGTGSLRISA, from the coding sequence ATGACTTCCTCTTCCAAAGCCGGGGCTGTTCTCAGCCTCGGCCGCATCTATTGCGACCTCGTCTTCCGGGGGCTCGATGGCCCGCCACAACTGGGTCGCGAAGTTTTCGCCGAAGATTTCAAGCTGACCCCGGGCGGCGGCGCGCTGATCACGGCGGCCCATCTGGCCGGGCTGGGCCGAACGGCGGCTCCGGTGGCCCGCTTCGGCACGGATGGACTGTCGCGCAGCGTGAGCCACGAGATCGAGGCCCTGGGGCTCGATCTGCGGTTTCTCGACCACCACGACACGGCCGGGCCGCAGCTGACCGTGGTCATGGTCGGGGAAGGGGACCGGGCATTCCTCTCCAAGCGCGCAGGCCATGCGCGACCGCAGAGCTTTGAAGAGAGCCTTGCCTGGGGCGAGGCGCAGCACCTCCATATTGCCGAATATGCGACGCTGCACGAAATGCCCGACGCCATTGCCGCGGCAAAGCGGCACGGGTTGAGCGTGTCGATCGACCCCAGCTGGGACGACCAGCTGATCCGAGATCCGCAGCTGTTCGAGCGCTGTGCCGGGGCCGATATTTTCCTTCCCAATCAGGAAGAAGCCCATGCGCTGACCGGGCACGCCGACCCGGCGCGGGCACTGGCGGAACTGGCTCGCCATTTCCCCATCGTCGCGGTCAAATGCGGGGGTGACGGCGCCTATTTGGCGGTGGACGGGCAGACGCTGCATTTGCCTTCTCCCGCCGTTGAGGTCATAGACACGACCGGGGCGGGTGACGCATTCAATGCCGGGTTCTTGCATGCCTGGCTCAATGGCGCAGATGGCAGCGAATGCCTCGCAGCCGCCATTGCAGTTGGTACCAAGTCCGTCCAGGCGTCGGGCGGCACAGGAAGTTTACGGATCTCAGCATGA
- the ugpC gene encoding sn-glycerol-3-phosphate ABC transporter ATP-binding protein UgpC — MASIELQGLVKEYGKARAVHGIDLKIEDGEFVVFVGPSGCGKSTTLRMIAGLEDISGGKLLIGDEVVNQREPKQRNIAMVFQNYAIYPHMTVGQNIGFGLYTSKLSKAEKQQRIAETGKILGLEKLLDRRPAALSGGQRQRVAIGRAMVRDPVAFLFDEPLSNLDAQLRSQMRMEIKSLHRRLGTTIVYVTHDQVEAMTMADKIVVMKDGHILQVGTPTDLYENPQDVFTARFIGSPSMNMVSGSVASGVLSVNGATVSGLTLPPHDGKVLVGIRPHDLVVTEEIGGAGLSARGEVEAVEPLGSETLVHVKLGDSLIIATAPGRVVPAVGSMVSIRAGAGSIYLFDAATEKALGRA, encoded by the coding sequence ATGGCCTCGATCGAACTGCAGGGACTGGTCAAGGAATACGGCAAGGCCCGCGCCGTGCACGGCATTGACCTCAAGATCGAGGACGGCGAGTTCGTCGTCTTCGTGGGGCCGTCGGGATGCGGGAAGTCGACGACGCTGCGCATGATTGCCGGGCTCGAGGATATTTCGGGCGGCAAGCTCCTGATCGGCGACGAAGTGGTGAACCAGCGCGAGCCCAAGCAGCGCAATATCGCCATGGTGTTCCAGAACTACGCCATCTACCCCCACATGACGGTGGGGCAGAATATCGGCTTCGGGCTTTATACGTCCAAGCTGTCCAAGGCGGAAAAGCAGCAGCGGATCGCCGAGACCGGCAAGATCCTCGGACTCGAAAAGCTGCTCGATCGGCGTCCGGCGGCGCTTTCGGGTGGCCAGCGCCAGCGCGTCGCCATTGGCCGTGCCATGGTGCGCGACCCGGTGGCGTTCCTGTTCGACGAGCCGCTGTCCAATCTCGATGCGCAGCTGCGCAGCCAGATGCGCATGGAGATCAAGAGCCTCCATCGCCGGCTGGGGACGACCATCGTCTATGTGACCCACGACCAGGTCGAAGCCATGACCATGGCCGACAAGATCGTGGTGATGAAGGACGGCCATATCCTGCAGGTGGGCACGCCCACCGATCTCTATGAAAATCCGCAGGACGTCTTTACGGCACGGTTCATCGGCAGCCCTTCCATGAACATGGTTTCTGGATCCGTGGCCTCCGGTGTGCTTTCCGTTAACGGCGCGACCGTTTCGGGGCTGACCCTGCCGCCTCACGACGGCAAGGTGCTGGTCGGCATCCGCCCGCATGATCTGGTGGTGACGGAAGAAATCGGCGGCGCGGGGCTGAGCGCCCGCGGCGAGGTCGAGGCGGTCGAGCCCCTCGGCTCGGAAACGCTGGTCCACGTCAAGCTGGGCGACAGCCTCATCATTGCCACCGCTCCGGGGCGCGTAGTTCCGGCCGTTGGCAGCATGGTCTCGATCAGGGCAGGGGCAGGCTCGATCTATCTCTTCGATGCCGCCACAGAAAAGGCCCTGGGCCGCGCATGA
- a CDS encoding ABC transporter permease, with protein sequence MNYLARRLLTFPLILIGVSLLVFFSIRMIPGDAITAMLGTESGLLTPAQRQALAVYFGIDQPVLVQYGRWLTGVVQGDLGISVTHGRSVMTIILERFPLTLQMALMSMVIALAIGIPAGVLAATRAEKSTDVVVRIFAMLGQSTPGFVVGLLIIYVLSVYFGYIPTMGSFVPFWVDPVANLAQLIFPAITLGFAFAASVTRISRSAMLDVLSDDYIRTARAKGVPKRSVVWHHALPNALIPVVTLSGVEFGYLLGGAVIVEQIFALPGLGRLTLEAIGQRDYALVQGCVLFIAFNFLVVNLLVDLAYAALDPRIRLGAR encoded by the coding sequence ATGAACTATCTGGCGCGACGGCTGCTGACATTTCCGCTGATCCTGATCGGCGTGTCGCTGCTGGTGTTCTTTTCCATCCGCATGATTCCGGGCGATGCCATCACCGCCATGCTCGGCACCGAATCCGGCCTTTTGACACCGGCGCAGCGCCAGGCGCTGGCGGTGTATTTCGGCATCGACCAGCCGGTGCTGGTGCAATATGGCCGCTGGCTGACGGGCGTGGTGCAGGGTGATCTCGGCATCTCGGTGACCCATGGCCGCTCGGTCATGACCATTATCCTCGAGCGCTTTCCGCTGACGCTGCAGATGGCGCTGATGTCCATGGTGATCGCGCTGGCGATCGGCATTCCGGCCGGTGTGCTGGCGGCGACGCGGGCCGAAAAATCGACCGACGTCGTCGTGCGCATCTTTGCCATGCTGGGCCAATCGACGCCGGGTTTCGTCGTTGGCCTCCTCATCATCTATGTGCTGTCGGTCTATTTCGGCTATATCCCGACCATGGGCAGTTTCGTGCCCTTCTGGGTCGATCCCGTCGCCAATCTGGCGCAGCTGATTTTCCCCGCCATTACGCTGGGCTTTGCCTTTGCCGCCTCGGTGACGCGTATTTCGCGCTCGGCCATGCTCGACGTCCTGAGCGACGACTATATCCGCACGGCGCGCGCCAAGGGCGTGCCCAAGCGGAGTGTCGTCTGGCACCACGCGCTGCCCAATGCGCTAATTCCGGTGGTGACGCTGAGCGGCGTGGAATTCGGCTATTTGCTGGGTGGCGCCGTCATCGTCGAGCAGATCTTTGCCCTGCCGGGGCTAGGGCGGCTGACGCTCGAAGCCATCGGCCAGCGTGATTATGCGCTGGTGCAGGGATGCGTGCTCTTTATCGCCTTCAACTTCCTCGTAGTGAACCTCTTGGTGGACCTTGCCTATGCGGCGCTCGATCCCCGTATTCGTCTGGGAGCCCGCTGA
- a CDS encoding ABC transporter permease produces the protein MRILKAIAAHPTGRIGAAIILVYLILAICGYFGFTPHDPIQQFRVDRLKPPNGTYLMGTDLFGRDAASRLMAGIGQSFVIAFASVGLATLLGTIIGLLAGWWGGWLDGVFMRSMDVLLAFPAILLALLIIAIVGPGTMTSVIAIAAVYTPIFARVVRGPTLSLKRRDFVDAARTFGSSQRYILSRHLLLNLVAPLTVQVTLALAWALLTEAGLSFLGLGTQPPAPSLGLMMSEARNLMQQAPWLLAFPGLTIMLGILGFNLFGDALRDILDPKTQGRAS, from the coding sequence ATGCGCATTCTCAAGGCCATCGCGGCCCATCCGACCGGCCGCATCGGCGCGGCTATTATTCTCGTCTATCTGATCCTGGCGATCTGCGGTTATTTCGGCTTCACGCCGCATGATCCGATCCAGCAATTTCGCGTGGATCGGCTGAAGCCGCCCAATGGCACCTATCTCATGGGCACGGATCTGTTTGGCCGCGATGCCGCGAGCCGCCTGATGGCCGGCATCGGGCAGTCATTCGTCATCGCCTTTGCCTCGGTGGGTCTTGCGACCTTGCTCGGGACCATCATTGGCCTCCTCGCCGGCTGGTGGGGCGGGTGGCTCGATGGCGTGTTCATGCGCTCGATGGACGTGCTGCTGGCGTTTCCGGCGATCCTCCTCGCGCTGTTGATCATCGCCATTGTCGGGCCGGGGACCATGACCAGCGTCATCGCCATCGCCGCGGTCTATACGCCGATCTTTGCCCGCGTGGTGCGAGGGCCGACGCTGTCGCTGAAGCGCCGTGATTTCGTCGATGCGGCGCGTACCTTTGGCAGCTCGCAGCGCTATATCCTGAGCCGGCACCTTCTGCTCAATCTCGTCGCGCCGCTGACCGTGCAGGTGACGCTGGCGCTGGCCTGGGCGCTTCTGACAGAGGCGGGGCTGAGCTTCCTCGGCCTCGGCACGCAGCCGCCGGCACCGTCGCTGGGGCTGATGATGAGCGAGGCGCGTAACCTCATGCAGCAGGCGCCGTGGCTTCTGGCATTCCCGGGGCTGACCATCATGCTCGGTATTCTCGGCTTCAATCTTTTCGGGGATGCCCTGCGCGATATTCTCGATCCCAAGACACAGGGAAGAGCGTCATGA
- a CDS encoding ABC transporter ATP-binding protein, which yields MSNLLSVRDLRVGFGKGAAESPVVKGVSFALKAGETLAIVGESGSGKSVTALSINRLVDFGGGRIVGGQIELVRPDGTTLDITAADENALTGIRGREIAMIFQEPMTSLNPVHTIGEQIEEAFRLNRGLVGADARKAAQEALERVRIPDAAERLKYYPHQLSGGMRQRVMIAMALAGNPRILIADEPTTALDVTVQAQIMALLAELKAELNMAMIFITHDMGLVAGIADQIMVMQHGLAVEQGPTDDVLDNPQHEYTRHLLKAVPHFDGGTSIRRDQPAGERKPVVAVENLTVRFPTGSGFFARNKGAIHAVEGVDFDLVAGETLAIVGESGSGKSTTARAILGLVEATRGKIETAPGKSNRPVQMVFQDPFASLNPRLNVESLMAEPAIAAGQRVDDKLRERMVFLLEKVGLTAEALERYPHQFSGGQRQRLCIARALMLNPDVVVLDEAVSALDVSVQARVLDLLIDLQHEFGLAYLFISHDMAVVERIAHRVAVMYAGQVVEIGTAEAVLARPHHSYTKRLIAAVPGMERRRQRYDVDTTAVPSLIRPKGYEPKLASWVEVGDDHQARLES from the coding sequence ATGAGCAATCTTCTCAGCGTGAGAGATCTGCGCGTCGGCTTCGGCAAGGGCGCGGCGGAAAGTCCGGTGGTCAAGGGCGTTAGCTTCGCGCTCAAGGCGGGGGAAACCCTCGCCATCGTAGGTGAAAGCGGATCGGGCAAGTCGGTGACGGCACTGTCGATCAATCGTCTCGTCGATTTCGGCGGCGGGCGGATTGTCGGCGGCCAGATCGAATTGGTGCGCCCGGACGGGACGACGCTCGATATTACCGCGGCGGACGAAAACGCATTGACCGGCATTCGCGGCCGGGAGATCGCCATGATCTTCCAGGAGCCGATGACCTCGCTCAATCCGGTCCACACGATCGGCGAGCAGATCGAGGAGGCGTTTCGGCTCAATCGCGGGCTTGTGGGTGCGGACGCCAGGAAGGCGGCGCAGGAAGCGCTGGAGCGCGTGCGTATTCCCGATGCGGCGGAGCGGCTCAAATATTATCCGCACCAGCTCTCGGGCGGCATGCGCCAGCGCGTGATGATCGCCATGGCGCTGGCCGGAAATCCGCGCATTCTTATTGCCGACGAGCCGACTACGGCGCTCGACGTGACGGTGCAGGCCCAGATCATGGCGCTGCTGGCCGAACTCAAGGCCGAGCTCAACATGGCGATGATCTTCATCACCCATGACATGGGGCTGGTGGCGGGCATCGCGGACCAGATCATGGTGATGCAGCATGGCCTGGCAGTGGAGCAGGGGCCGACGGACGACGTGCTCGACAATCCGCAGCATGAGTACACCAGGCATCTGCTCAAGGCCGTGCCGCATTTCGATGGCGGCACCTCGATCCGGCGGGACCAGCCGGCAGGCGAGCGTAAGCCGGTGGTGGCGGTCGAGAATTTGACCGTTCGTTTCCCAACCGGGAGTGGGTTCTTCGCGCGCAACAAGGGCGCGATCCACGCCGTAGAGGGCGTCGATTTCGATCTCGTTGCCGGCGAAACCCTTGCCATTGTGGGCGAAAGCGGCTCGGGGAAATCGACGACGGCGCGGGCTATTCTCGGGCTGGTCGAGGCGACCCGCGGCAAGATTGAAACCGCGCCGGGCAAGTCGAACCGGCCGGTGCAGATGGTGTTCCAGGACCCGTTTGCTTCGCTCAACCCGCGGCTCAATGTCGAAAGCCTGATGGCCGAGCCGGCGATTGCGGCGGGCCAGCGCGTCGACGACAAACTGCGGGAACGCATGGTGTTTCTGCTGGAAAAGGTGGGGCTGACTGCCGAGGCGCTGGAGCGCTATCCGCACCAGTTTTCGGGCGGGCAGCGCCAGCGGCTCTGCATCGCACGGGCGCTGATGCTCAACCCGGATGTGGTGGTGCTGGACGAGGCCGTTTCGGCGCTGGACGTGTCGGTGCAGGCGCGCGTGCTCGATCTGTTGATTGATCTGCAACACGAATTTGGCCTCGCCTATCTCTTCATCTCGCATGACATGGCCGTGGTCGAACGCATCGCGCACCGCGTGGCGGTGATGTATGCGGGGCAGGTGGTGGAGATCGGGACGGCCGAGGCGGTGCTGGCGCGGCCGCACCATTCCTATACCAAGCGGCTGATCGCAGCCGTGCCGGGCATGGAGCGGCGGCGGCAGCGCTATGACGTGGATACGACAGCGGTGCCCTCGCTGATCCGGCCCAAGGGATATGAGCCAAAACTCGCCAGCTGGGTCGAGGTGGGTGACGATCATCAGGCGAGACTGGAAAGCTGA
- a CDS encoding M23 family metallopeptidase, with product MRFLPIVFAMMFAVPAFGQEPALQKGQEAAEAFVTGQFAELWDEMSPPVQALFGDIAGLEQFHQGVTDGFGAETEILSEHVTAIGDVSVYSRVSRWSLSETPLITELAIGPDGEIVGFRVQPQPQLAESDYLDYDTKAELTLPFKGDWLVVWGGRTLETNYHAVHRAQRFAIDVLISRDGNTHAGDPSVLENYYCWDEPILSPGKGTIAAVVADLPDNAIGATDAGNPAGNHVVIDFGNGEFAFLGHMRQGSITLKPGDEIAAGQELGRCGNSGNTSEPHLHMHLQTTPTLAEGEGLPAFFNDYRADGALVERGEPQAGQTISATD from the coding sequence ATGCGGTTTTTACCAATCGTTTTTGCCATGATGTTTGCCGTGCCCGCCTTCGGGCAGGAGCCGGCCTTGCAAAAGGGGCAGGAGGCGGCAGAGGCGTTTGTGACGGGGCAGTTTGCGGAGCTGTGGGACGAGATGTCCCCGCCGGTGCAGGCGCTGTTCGGCGATATTGCGGGGCTCGAGCAGTTTCACCAGGGGGTGACGGACGGGTTCGGCGCTGAAACCGAAATTCTAAGCGAGCATGTGACTGCTATCGGCGATGTTTCCGTCTATAGCCGGGTGTCTCGCTGGTCCCTTTCGGAGACGCCGCTCATTACCGAACTGGCCATTGGCCCCGACGGGGAGATTGTCGGCTTTCGGGTGCAGCCCCAGCCGCAATTGGCCGAAAGCGATTATCTCGACTACGACACCAAGGCTGAGCTAACCCTGCCCTTCAAGGGGGATTGGCTTGTCGTCTGGGGCGGGCGCACGCTCGAGACCAACTATCATGCGGTCCACCGCGCGCAGCGTTTTGCCATCGATGTGCTGATCTCTCGCGACGGCAATACCCATGCGGGCGACCCCAGCGTGCTCGAAAATTATTATTGCTGGGATGAGCCGATCCTGTCGCCGGGCAAGGGCACGATTGCGGCGGTTGTCGCCGATTTGCCGGACAATGCCATTGGCGCAACCGATGCCGGCAATCCCGCCGGCAATCACGTCGTCATTGATTTCGGGAACGGCGAATTCGCCTTTCTGGGGCATATGCGCCAGGGCAGCATTACGCTCAAGCCAGGCGATGAAATTGCGGCGGGCCAGGAATTGGGCCGGTGCGGAAACAGCGGCAACACCTCCGAGCCGCATCTGCACATGCATTTGCAGACCACGCCGACGCTGGCCGAGGGGGAGGGTCTGCCGGCCTTTTTCAACGATTATCGTGCGGATGGGGCATTGGTCGAGCGCGGCGAACCACAGGCCGGGCAGACCATCTCGGCAACAGACTGA
- a CDS encoding glucosamine-6-phosphate deaminase: MNTPEFRVFGTAQAVASAVAQHIAGAVQANPAATLGLATGKTFISIYAELIALYRQGGLSFAEVESFNLDEYIGLPAGHPASFRSYMEEHLFSQIDLPAQSGHLPGVEGDIEQACRDYEAAIAARGGIDLQLLGIGQNGHIGFNEPGSPFDSHTRIVDLTPSTIAANTSDFPEGEVPPPQAVTMGVGTIMQAKEIVLVAIGANKAEALDKAFRAEPSLDCPASALHNHPHVIVYCDEAAMGGK; the protein is encoded by the coding sequence ATGAACACTCCAGAGTTTCGGGTATTCGGCACGGCGCAGGCCGTGGCCAGCGCAGTTGCACAGCATATCGCCGGCGCAGTGCAGGCCAATCCGGCTGCAACGCTCGGACTTGCCACGGGCAAGACCTTCATTTCCATCTATGCCGAACTGATCGCACTCTATCGCCAGGGCGGGCTCAGCTTTGCCGAAGTGGAGAGCTTCAACCTCGACGAATATATCGGCCTGCCAGCGGGGCATCCGGCCTCGTTCCGCAGCTATATGGAAGAGCATCTGTTCAGCCAGATCGATCTTCCGGCACAGAGCGGCCATCTGCCGGGTGTCGAAGGCGACATCGAACAGGCTTGTCGCGACTATGAAGCCGCGATTGCGGCGCGCGGCGGTATCGACTTGCAGCTGCTCGGCATCGGCCAGAACGGGCATATCGGCTTTAACGAGCCGGGTTCGCCCTTCGACAGCCACACGCGGATCGTCGATTTGACGCCCTCGACCATTGCGGCAAATACGTCGGACTTCCCGGAAGGCGAAGTGCCGCCGCCGCAGGCCGTGACCATGGGCGTCGGCACGATCATGCAGGCCAAGGAAATCGTGCTGGTGGCGATCGGAGCCAACAAGGCCGAGGCGCTCGACAAGGCGTTCCGCGCCGAGCCGAGCCTCGATTGCCCGGCGTCGGCACTGCACAACCATCCCCATGTCATCGTCTATTGCGACGAAGCGGCGATGGGCGGGAAGTAG
- a CDS encoding ABC transporter substrate-binding protein has product MTFKFSRTVLAGLTAALVASVGVVLPAQAANLRMAWAQDAAGLDPHTQPAFSSLRLLELIYEPLVRHDAALDVVPAIAESWSFSDDGLTLTFKLDPNAKFSDGAQVTADDVKASFERLLDEATAAVARSNFLSISSIEATDPATVVFTLSQPDAPILVAMASINAAILPAKAIAEGAVATKTLGSGPFVLDSWEPNSREELSVNPNWAGGEIAYDGISISVLPDETAILASLRAGQTDFALINDPLIATLVPNEANLQLNAVPGLAYNVLQLNPARAPMDNLKVRQAISCAVDRQDVLDTALVGEGKVTGPLTMPAYAVDPSTLFCYEQDIEKAKALMAEAGVDGFTAKVIAATGEPPVASAEAQVLQSQLAEIGVKLEIELMELSVYVDRWLAGDFDMAVAQNGGRADPYPMYNRYFTKEGNLQKVSNFADDEIDSLLQQGRVETDLAKRKEIFAKFEQRITELAPWVWLSTSNTYTAQLKTLSGFEPSATGTLFGLTKVTLGQ; this is encoded by the coding sequence ATGACTTTCAAGTTTTCCCGGACCGTGCTCGCCGGTCTGACCGCCGCTCTCGTGGCCAGTGTCGGCGTCGTGCTGCCGGCGCAGGCTGCAAATCTGCGGATGGCCTGGGCGCAGGACGCCGCCGGTCTCGACCCGCACACCCAGCCGGCCTTTTCGTCGCTGCGCCTGCTCGAGCTCATCTATGAGCCGCTGGTTCGGCATGATGCCGCGCTCGACGTGGTACCGGCCATTGCCGAGAGCTGGTCGTTCTCCGACGACGGCCTGACGCTGACCTTCAAGCTCGATCCGAACGCAAAGTTCAGCGACGGCGCACAGGTGACCGCAGACGACGTGAAGGCCTCGTTCGAGCGCCTGCTCGACGAAGCCACCGCCGCTGTCGCCCGCTCGAACTTCCTCTCGATCTCCTCCATCGAAGCGACCGACCCGGCAACCGTGGTGTTCACCCTGTCGCAGCCGGACGCGCCGATCCTGGTCGCCATGGCCTCGATCAACGCCGCCATCCTGCCGGCCAAGGCGATTGCCGAGGGCGCCGTCGCCACCAAGACGCTGGGCTCTGGCCCGTTCGTGCTCGACAGCTGGGAGCCAAACTCCCGCGAAGAGCTGAGCGTTAACCCGAACTGGGCCGGCGGCGAAATCGCCTATGACGGCATCAGCATTTCGGTCCTGCCCGACGAGACCGCGATCCTGGCTTCGCTCCGCGCCGGCCAGACCGATTTCGCGCTGATCAACGATCCGCTGATCGCGACGCTGGTGCCGAACGAGGCGAACCTGCAGCTCAACGCTGTTCCGGGCCTCGCCTATAACGTGCTGCAGCTCAACCCGGCCCGCGCGCCAATGGACAATCTCAAGGTCCGTCAGGCGATTTCCTGCGCCGTCGACCGCCAGGACGTGCTCGACACGGCGCTGGTCGGCGAAGGCAAGGTGACCGGTCCCCTGACCATGCCGGCCTATGCCGTCGATCCCTCGACCCTTTTCTGCTACGAGCAGGACATCGAAAAGGCCAAGGCGCTGATGGCCGAGGCCGGCGTTGACGGCTTCACCGCCAAGGTGATCGCCGCCACCGGTGAGCCCCCGGTCGCTTCGGCTGAAGCGCAGGTGCTGCAGAGCCAGCTGGCTGAAATCGGCGTCAAGCTCGAGATCGAACTGATGGAGCTGTCCGTCTATGTCGACCGCTGGCTGGCTGGCGATTTCGACATGGCTGTTGCCCAGAACGGTGGTCGCGCGGATCCGTACCCGATGTACAACCGCTACTTCACCAAGGAAGGCAACCTCCAGAAGGTTTCCAACTTCGCCGATGACGAGATCGACAGCCTGCTTCAGCAGGGCCGTGTCGAGACCGACCTTGCCAAGCGCAAGGAAATCTTCGCCAAGTTCGAACAGCGCATCACGGAGCTTGCTCCGTGGGTGTGGCTCTCGACCTCCAACACCTACACCGCCCAGCTCAAGACCCTCTCGGGCTTTGAGCCATCGGCAACCGGCACGCTGTTCGGCCTCACCAAGGTGACGCTCGGTCAGTAA